The nucleotide window GTAAACCCGAAATCCAGTGCCTAGGTGCAAATTATGCAAGAACCAGGACGGATTTCGTACCAACTTCGGCATCAGCAGACTGTTCCTTTGTAGGGTGATTCCAGGGCTTGTCGCTTACTCCCAGGACCTGCCCGGTTGCTCAATCTTCATCACCTATGGAGTCTACAATCAAAACCGAAACCCTCGACATCGAAGGAATGACCTGCGCCTCGTGCGCTTCCTTTGTCGAAAAGTCCCTGACCCGTACACCCGGCGTACAGAGGGCCGTGGTCAACTTTGCCACGGAAAAGGCCACTGTCGACTATTTACCTGCTCAGGCCAGCCCGGCCACGCTGAAAGAGGCCGTTGTGCAGGCCGGTTACGGCGTGACGGAGCGCGCCCCAGACACCAGTGCCGCCGACCGCCAGGCCGAAATCGATGAGCAGAAAGCCCGGGCCTATGCTCAGCTCAAGCGCCGGTTTTGGGTAGCAACTGGCTTGGCCATCGTTATCATGCCCCTGAGTATGCTCATGCTCTGGCCCGCTATGATGCAGCGCGTGAACATGCAATGGCTTAATTACGGATTGCTGCTGCTTACGCTGCCCGTGCTGCTTTACAGTGGGCGGGAGTTTTACACCTCGGCTTGGAATGGCTTCCGCCACCGCGCCGCCAACATGGATACCCTCATTGCCGTGGGCACCGGCGCCGCGTTTCTGTACAGCCTGGCCGCCACCGTAGTTCCGGGCTTTTTCACAAGTCGCGGCCTGATGCCGGAAGTGTACTACGACACTACGGCTACCATCATTGCCCTAATTCTGCTGGGTAAAGTGCTGGAGCTGCGGGCGAAGACGCAGACGTCGGCTGCTATTAAGTCCTTGCTGGGCTTGCAGGCCAAAACGGCCCGCCTCGTGCGCCCCGGCGGACAGGAAATCGACGTGCCCATTGAGCAGGTACAGCTCAATGACCTCATCGTAGTGCGGCCCGGCGAGAAGGTGGCCACCGACGGCATCCTTGAGGAAGGCCACTCGGCCGTGGACGAGGCCATGCTAACCGGGGAAAGCCTGCCGGTGGAGAAAAAAATCGGGGACCCAGTCTTTGGGGCTACGCTCAATAAGACCGGGTCCTTCCGCTTCCGCGTCACCAAGGTCGGCGCTGATACCATGCTCTCCCAGATTGTGAAGCTGGTAGAAGACGCTCAGGGCAGCCGGGCCCCCATTCAGCGCCTGGCCGATAAAGTCAGCGCCATCTTCGTGCCCACCGTGGTTTGCATTGCCATCCTGACCTTCGTGCTCTGGTTTGATCTGGCCCCGGTGGAAGCTCGTCTGCCGCTGGCCCTGGTCAACTTTGTAGCCGTGCTCATCATTGCCTGCCCCTGCGCTCTGGGGCTGGCCACGCCCACGGCCATCATGGTCAGCACCGGCAAAGGCGCTGAGCACGGTGTGCTGATTCGCAATGCGGAGGCGCTGGAAAAGGCATACCAAGTTAACACCGTGCTCCTCGACAAAACGGGCACCATTACCCGCGGGGAGCCCGCCGTGACGGACTTTGTGCCAGCCGCTGGACAAACCGCTAGCGAGTTGCTGCAGATCGTGGCGGCAGTAGAGCGGCAGAGTGAGCACCCGCTGGCCGAAGCCGTGGTGCGCTACGCCGATGCTCAGCAAGCCCAGACTATTCCTGCCACCGGCTTTCGAGCCGTGGAGGGTAGGGGCGCCACAGCCACTGTGAACGGGCAAGCTGTGCTTATTGGCAACTTCCGCCTGCTCGACGAGGCCGGTATCGTCCTGCCTGCGGCTGTGCGCCAGCAGGCGGATGCCTTGCTGGCCCAGGCCAAAACGGTGCTCTATATTGCCGTAGCCGGTCAGGTAGCCGGCCTGCTGGGCGTAGCCGATACAGTCCGCGACACGTCGGCCGCGGCCATCCAGCGGCTGCAGGGCATGGGTATCGAAGTGGTGATGATGACCGGCGACAATCCTCAAACGGCCGCCCAGGTCGCCGCCCAGGTCGGTATTACGCGCTACTTCGCCGAGGTGCTGCCCCAGGATAAGGCTGGTAAAGTGAAAGAGCTCCAGGCCGAAGGCCGCGTGGTAGCCATGGTCGGCGACGGCATCAACGACGCGCCCGCGCTGGCTCAGGCCGACATCGGCTTGGCCATGGGTGGCGGGACCGACGTAGCCATGGAAGCCGCGGGCATCACCCTGATGCGCTCTGACCTGCAAGGAGTAGTCACGGCTATTGAGTTGAGCCGGCAAACGATTCGTACGATCAAGCAGAACCTGTTTTTCGCCTTCATCTACAACACGCTCGGCATTCCCGTTGCCGCCGGCCTGCTCTACCCGGTCTTTGGCTGGCTACTCTCGCCCATGCTGGCCGCCGGCGCTATGGCCCTGAGCTCGGTGTCGGTGCTGACCAACTCGCTTCGCCTGCGCAGTTTTTCCCCTCTTAAGAACTAGGTATGGACACAACAGAAATCATCGTTACCCTGACGGGTTTGGCGTTGGCGGGGTTTGTCATCTGGTACTTCTTCTTTTCGGCCCGGCAGACAGCCAGCGCCGTTTCCTCATCCAGTGGCGTGCGGGAAGTCGGCATCACCGTGAAGGGCGGGTACTCGCCCGACGTGATTGAGGTAGAGCGCGGCAAGCCGGTGCAGCTGAGCTTTTACCGCGACGAGGAAAACAGTTGTTCGGAAGAATTGCTCATGCCCGATTTCAGCATCCGGCGCGATTTGCCAGCCTTCAAAACAACTCTCGTGGAGCTGTTGCCTCAGCAGGCCGGCACCTTTCCGTTCACCTGCGGCATGGGTATGCTGCGCGGCAGCCTGGTAGTTAAATAAGCAGGTGTGACGAATCTTGAGCTTCATCCCGGGTTTACGCTGCCTGCACCCGGCACCCACCGGCTGCTTGCTTTACCTGTTTTCGTTAAGCTCCTGCATAATTTCTGCAAATAGCCGCGTGGATTTGAGCCGGTCTTCCAGGGCGTACATACTGGAAGCGGTAATGAGCTCATCGGCCCGCGTTTCGACCAGAAATGCTTGTAGCTGCTGCTTGACGGTTTGCTTGCTGCCGACAAAGGAATACTTGAGCATCTGGTAGACAGAAGGGTGTTGCCACATTTCTTGCAGTTCTTCGGTCATATCTGTCGGCGGCTGCATGGGCTCTTTCGTTCTCCCCGTCAACATTCCGACAAACATCCGGATGACGCTCGTGAACTGTCGTTGGGCTTCTTCGTCGGTATGGGCCACGTAGGCGTTGATGGCCACAATGGTATACGGATGGCTCAGCGCCGCCGAAGGCTGAAACTCGGCGCGGTAAATCCGGAGCGCCTGGTGTAAGTGCGTGGAAGCAAAGTGGCTGGCAAACGCGTAGGGCAGGCCCATTTTGGCCGCCAAGTGGGCGCTATCGGTGCTGGAACCCAAGATGTACAGGGGCACCTCGGTGCCCTCGGCTATCGGGACCCGCACGGCGGCCTGCTTGTTGGCAGGAGAGAAGTAGGTCTGGATTTTGCTGATTTCCTGCGGAAAGGCCTGGGCTGCCTGCATGAAATCCGAGCGGATGGCCTTCGCGGTCGGTGAGTCGGTACCCGCCGCCCGGCCCACCCCCAAATCGATGCGGCCGGGATAGAGTCGCGCCAGGGTGCCAAATTGCTCGGCCACAATCAAGGGCGAGTGATTAGGCAACATGATGCCGCCAGAGCCCACCCGGATGGTCGTCGTATTTTCAGCCACGTACCCGATGAGCAGGGGAGGCGCGTTGCTACCAATATTATCGGAGTTATGATGTTCGGCCAGCCAGTAGCGGGTGTAGTGGGCGGCTTCGGCGGCCTGCGCCAGCGCCAACGAATTGTTCAGGGTCTGCTTTATCGTATCGCCTTGGGAGACGATGGCAAGGTCTAAAATGGAATAAGCAACCGAGGGCTTTTCAGCGCGGCTCGACTCATTGATGGGCGTAGGCATACTTCTTTAGATAAGTGGCCGCTGGTAACAGCAGGGGGCAGTTTAAACGGTTCGGAACGCTGGTTTTGGTAGCTCAAGATTTCCCCGCAGAATTTCGGCTTCGTATTCCGTATGGAAGAGGCCACGCTGCTGCAGAATGGGCACCACCAGTTCGATAAAGTCTTGTAGCCCGTGGGGATGGTCTTGCCGAACCATGAACAGGTCAATGGCCCCGGCCTCGTACCACCGCTGTATTTCCGTGGCGACTCGCTCGGCCGAGCCCATAAACAAGGGGACGGGGGTGTGCGAGTACGGGCCCAGCGCGCGGATTTCTTGATACTTCTGGTAGGCCTCGGCATCGGTGCGGCCCACGATGGAGTTTTGCGACACCGCCCGCACGAAGCCTTCAGGCCGCCGACCTTTTTCAACCAGCTTCGCGGTCAGTGCATTCGCAAGCAATAATGTTTCCTCGAAGGTGCTGCCCGCCATGAATACGCCATCGGTGTAGGACGTGGCCAGGTCCACGAAGGTGGGGGAGCTACCGGCCATGTACAAAACCGGCCGGCCCTGCACCGAGCGGCTGAGGTTCAGCGGCCCGTCCACCGAGAAGTACTTACCCCGGTAGTTGACGGGGTGCATCTTGCGCGGATTTAGAAACACGCCGCTTTGCTTATCCCTGGGGAAGGCGTCGTCCTCGTACGTGTCCCACAAACCCAGCAGTATCTCCAGAAATTCCTGGTGCATGGGGTACTGGTCGGCTTTGCCCAGGTGGCCCCGGCTGAAGTTGACCATCCCGCCGGGGTTGGAAGTGATGGCGTTCAGCGAGGCCCGTCCCTTGCTGAGTTTGTCCAGCGACAAGACCTGCCGGGCCAGGTTATACGGGTCGGTGTAGGAGGTCGAGGCCGTCAGGGAGAGGCCTATGCGCTCCGTTTTCATGGCGAGAGCCGACATGAGCGTCCCGCCCTCGAACATGCTCAGGTAGTAGGGAATGTTGCCGGGCCCGACGTGGCTGACATCGTACAAAAACAGGGTCTCAAACTTGGCCTGCTCCGCCAGCTGCGCCTGTTGAATGAAGAAATCGATGTTTTCGCCGGCGTCGGCGGGCATGGCGGGGTGGCGCCAGGAGGAAAAATTCCATCCTGGCCCATCAATGACCGCGGCCAGCTTTAAGGTTTTTCTGTTGTTCATTTCATGGAGTATAAATGTGGCGCTAGGGCATCTTCAGCAACTGCAGAAAGCTTTCCAACTCCTGCAGCTTTTCCATATTGATAGTCAAGTACATGTTGCGACCCTCTTTACACGAATGGACCAGCCCTGCATCAACCAGCGCCTTCACGTGCTGAGACATGGAGGGCTGGCTGATGGGCACGAACTCATACAGATTGGCGCATCCCAGCCGCTGCGCCCGCGCTATTTCCTGCAGCATGCGCAGGCGGTTCGGGTCGCTCAGCGACTTGGCTAGCTTGACAAGGGACTTGGTATCCATAGCAGTGGGGTGGGAATTGGAGAATTTGGCTTGGCATTCGCGGGTCGAAGTAGCGCGCGTTAACAGAGCGGATAGCTGCTGGTAAGCAGGCGGCTACTGCCAGCCGCCACCCACGGCCCGGTACAGCTCCACGTTGGCTTCGAGTTGGGTGCGCTTGAGCGAGGCCAGCTCCAACTCGCTTTGCAGCGCGTTGCTTTGGGCCGTGATGACTTCCAGGTAGCTGGCCAGGCCGCTGCCGAAGAGCAGGTTGGCGTTCCTGGTAGCCTCGCGCAGCGTACGCACCCGCTCGGTGGCCAGGGCCTGCTGGGTTTGGGTGCGCTCCACCTGCCCGAGGGCATCCGATACCTCACCCACCGCCACCAGCACCTGCTGCCGGAACTGGATGACGGTACGCTCCCGGTCAATCTGAGCCTGCTGGTACTGGGCGCGCAGGGCCCCGCGCTGAAACAGCGGCTGCGTGAGCCCCCCGACGACCGTGCCAAACAGCGAGGCTGGCAGGCTAAACCAGTTGCTGAGCTGGAAGGCGTTGAGGCCGCCCTGAGCGGTGATGGTCAGCGCGGGGTAGAGCTGGGCCTTGGTGTAGCCCACCGCGGCGTTGGCCCGGTCCAGGGCCAGCTCGGCGCTGCGCACGTCGGGCCGCCGGGCCAGCAGGGCGGCCGGCACCCCTGCCGCCGCCACCACCGGCACTCGCAGCCGCAGCAGGTTGCCGCTGCGGCTGATGCCACCCGGCAGGCGCCCGGCCAAGATACTCAGCGCATCTTCCTGCACGGTAATAGCCTGCTCCAGCTGCGGGACGAGGCCGGCGGCCGTGAGGCGCTGCACCTCTACCTGCTGCACGGCCAGCGCCGTCACCTGACCAGCTCTAAACTGCAGCCGGGTGAAGCGCAGGGTGCTGTCGGTGAGGGCCACGTTGCGCCGGGCCACTTCCAGCTGGGTGTCGAGCATCAGCAGGTTGTAGTAGCCCTGGGCTACCTGGGCCACCACCTGGGTTTGCACGGCCTTGCGGGCCTCCTGGCTTTGCAGGTAGGCGGCCAGGGCCTCCTGCTTGCGGCTGCGGATTTTGCCCCAGATGTCGGCTTCCCAGCTTAGGGCCGCCGCCAGGTTGTAGTCCTCAATGTGCTTGGTGCCCAGAAACTGGGTGAGGGAAATGCCGTTCAGGCTGTTGCCCGAAGGCCGGTTGG belongs to Hymenobacter cellulosilyticus and includes:
- a CDS encoding heavy metal translocating P-type ATPase, with amino-acid sequence MESTIKTETLDIEGMTCASCASFVEKSLTRTPGVQRAVVNFATEKATVDYLPAQASPATLKEAVVQAGYGVTERAPDTSAADRQAEIDEQKARAYAQLKRRFWVATGLAIVIMPLSMLMLWPAMMQRVNMQWLNYGLLLLTLPVLLYSGREFYTSAWNGFRHRAANMDTLIAVGTGAAFLYSLAATVVPGFFTSRGLMPEVYYDTTATIIALILLGKVLELRAKTQTSAAIKSLLGLQAKTARLVRPGGQEIDVPIEQVQLNDLIVVRPGEKVATDGILEEGHSAVDEAMLTGESLPVEKKIGDPVFGATLNKTGSFRFRVTKVGADTMLSQIVKLVEDAQGSRAPIQRLADKVSAIFVPTVVCIAILTFVLWFDLAPVEARLPLALVNFVAVLIIACPCALGLATPTAIMVSTGKGAEHGVLIRNAEALEKAYQVNTVLLDKTGTITRGEPAVTDFVPAAGQTASELLQIVAAVERQSEHPLAEAVVRYADAQQAQTIPATGFRAVEGRGATATVNGQAVLIGNFRLLDEAGIVLPAAVRQQADALLAQAKTVLYIAVAGQVAGLLGVADTVRDTSAAAIQRLQGMGIEVVMMTGDNPQTAAQVAAQVGITRYFAEVLPQDKAGKVKELQAEGRVVAMVGDGINDAPALAQADIGLAMGGGTDVAMEAAGITLMRSDLQGVVTAIELSRQTIRTIKQNLFFAFIYNTLGIPVAAGLLYPVFGWLLSPMLAAGAMALSSVSVLTNSLRLRSFSPLKN
- a CDS encoding LLM class flavin-dependent oxidoreductase, which codes for MPTPINESSRAEKPSVAYSILDLAIVSQGDTIKQTLNNSLALAQAAEAAHYTRYWLAEHHNSDNIGSNAPPLLIGYVAENTTTIRVGSGGIMLPNHSPLIVAEQFGTLARLYPGRIDLGVGRAAGTDSPTAKAIRSDFMQAAQAFPQEISKIQTYFSPANKQAAVRVPIAEGTEVPLYILGSSTDSAHLAAKMGLPYAFASHFASTHLHQALRIYRAEFQPSAALSHPYTIVAINAYVAHTDEEAQRQFTSVIRMFVGMLTGRTKEPMQPPTDMTEELQEMWQHPSVYQMLKYSFVGSKQTVKQQLQAFLVETRADELITASSMYALEDRLKSTRLFAEIMQELNENR
- a CDS encoding cupredoxin domain-containing protein; translated protein: MDTTEIIVTLTGLALAGFVIWYFFFSARQTASAVSSSSGVREVGITVKGGYSPDVIEVERGKPVQLSFYRDEENSCSEELLMPDFSIRRDLPAFKTTLVELLPQQAGTFPFTCGMGMLRGSLVVK
- a CDS encoding ArsR/SmtB family transcription factor — its product is MDTKSLVKLAKSLSDPNRLRMLQEIARAQRLGCANLYEFVPISQPSMSQHVKALVDAGLVHSCKEGRNMYLTINMEKLQELESFLQLLKMP
- a CDS encoding TolC family protein yields the protein MAPAPAAAGHPAAGGGLPGVERPAPARAAPARYLPHRPTADTASVASLPWRSFFTEPALQQLLDSATVRNNDLQLALQNIASAQTTLRQARLGYLPAATLQAGVTTNRPSGNSLNGISLTQFLGTKHIEDYNLAAALSWEADIWGKIRSRKQEALAAYLQSQEARKAVQTQVVAQVAQGYYNLLMLDTQLEVARRNVALTDSTLRFTRLQFRAGQVTALAVQQVEVQRLTAAGLVPQLEQAITVQEDALSILAGRLPGGISRSGNLLRLRVPVVAAAGVPAALLARRPDVRSAELALDRANAAVGYTKAQLYPALTITAQGGLNAFQLSNWFSLPASLFGTVVGGLTQPLFQRGALRAQYQQAQIDRERTVIQFRQQVLVAVGEVSDALGQVERTQTQQALATERVRTLREATRNANLLFGSGLASYLEVITAQSNALQSELELASLKRTQLEANVELYRAVGGGWQ
- a CDS encoding LLM class flavin-dependent oxidoreductase, with amino-acid sequence MNNRKTLKLAAVIDGPGWNFSSWRHPAMPADAGENIDFFIQQAQLAEQAKFETLFLYDVSHVGPGNIPYYLSMFEGGTLMSALAMKTERIGLSLTASTSYTDPYNLARQVLSLDKLSKGRASLNAITSNPGGMVNFSRGHLGKADQYPMHQEFLEILLGLWDTYEDDAFPRDKQSGVFLNPRKMHPVNYRGKYFSVDGPLNLSRSVQGRPVLYMAGSSPTFVDLATSYTDGVFMAGSTFEETLLLANALTAKLVEKGRRPEGFVRAVSQNSIVGRTDAEAYQKYQEIRALGPYSHTPVPLFMGSAERVATEIQRWYEAGAIDLFMVRQDHPHGLQDFIELVVPILQQRGLFHTEYEAEILRGNLELPKPAFRTV